AAGACGCGATAAATCGCCGTCTCTACAAAGGACTGATATTGTAAAGACGGCGATTTATCGCGTCTCTTGCCTTAACACCAAGCGTATTGGGTAGCGATCGCTTGTATGTTTGTCACCACAGCTTTAACATTGGTAGCGATCGCTTGTATGTTTGTCACCACATCTTTAATCTTGGTAGCGATCGCTTGTTTGTTTGTCACCACATCTTTAATCTTGGTAGCGATCGCACTAGACCTCTAGAGTGATTTTGACTTACGTCAAAATCGTCCCTGCCCTATAAGGGGAGGGAAAAAAGAGAAATAATAGCCCCCCTTCCCTACAAGGGAAGGGGGTTGGGGGGTTAGGTCACAACTCTGTTTGATTATATTACCAGCGCGATCGCCCGATCCCCCAACAGCGATAAACTGGCAAATAGACAATATTCCCCAATAACAACATGTCAGTTACTTCTACACCCTCACTGCGCGAGCAACAACATCCTTTAATTCGTCAGTTAGCTGATACTATTGAGGCAGCTTGGCACAAGCACCTTGATTTATCACCTTACCATTTGCCTGCGGAGTTGGGATATGTGGAAGGTAGACTCGAAGGTGAGAAACTTACGATTGAAAATCGCTGCTATCAAACACCGCAGTTCCGCAAGATGCACTTGGAACTAGCCAAAGTGGGAACTATGTTAGATATTCTGCACTGCGTCATGTTTCCCCGTCCAGAATACGACTTACCCATGTTTGGTTGCGATTTAGTCGGGGGTAGAGGTCAAATTAGTGCTGCGATCGCTGATTTATCTCCGCTTTCACAACGCACTTTACCAGAAGCGTATAATTCTGAACTTTCTGCATTACCTGCACCAAACTTTTCTCAACCCCGTGACTTACCGGAATGGGGAGATATCTTTTCGGAATTTTGTATCTTTGTTCGTCCCGGTTCTCCCGAAGAAGAAACGCTGTTTTTGTCACGAGTGCGAGACTTTTTAGATATTCATTGTACGAGAGCGATCGCTTCTCATCCCGCTTCACCAGAACAAGTATTAAAAATCATCGCCGGACAGCATAATTACTGTACCAAACAGCAACAAAACGACAAAACCCGTCGCGTACTTGAAAAAGCATTTGGTTCAGATTGGGCTGAAAATTATATGACTACAGTGTTATTTGACCTACCAAATTAATTATTCGCATCAAGACATACAAATACAAAAATAATTATAGTGACAATATATCAATAATTATAAATATTGACTTATTGTCACTTTTTCTGCATAACTATCACTTCAAATGCTGAAAACTGCTTATCTGTAAGCTGTGCTACGTTTTCAGAGAAATCATGAATGTAGAATTCAGAAAACAACAGTTTAATGGAGTCACAAAATAGCGTTACATAAAGCAGCGAGTAATTCTACTAACAGTTTGATATAAACTTTCTGAATTCGTTAAAAAATAAGATACCTGACTTATTAGATAAGTCG
Above is a genomic segment from Tolypothrix sp. NIES-4075 containing:
- a CDS encoding phycocyanobilin:ferredoxin oxidoreductase, with translation MSVTSTPSLREQQHPLIRQLADTIEAAWHKHLDLSPYHLPAELGYVEGRLEGEKLTIENRCYQTPQFRKMHLELAKVGTMLDILHCVMFPRPEYDLPMFGCDLVGGRGQISAAIADLSPLSQRTLPEAYNSELSALPAPNFSQPRDLPEWGDIFSEFCIFVRPGSPEEETLFLSRVRDFLDIHCTRAIASHPASPEQVLKIIAGQHNYCTKQQQNDKTRRVLEKAFGSDWAENYMTTVLFDLPN